The genomic interval CGCGATCGTCCTTCGCAGGTGCTCGAGTGCGACCCGTTGATCCTCGGGGAGGTTCGCGAGGTACACGTCGATCGCCCGGTCGTCATCGTCGCTCATGATCATCTCCTCGAGTGGCAGCGGTGCGGGTCACTCTGTGATCGGCTGCAGCACAACGACGGGGATCCGTCGCTCGGTGCGGCGTTGGTACCGCTCGTACTCGGGCCAGATCCCGACCATCGTGGCCCACGATCGCGTGCGGGTCCGGCCGGTCGCGATCGACGCCATCGCCCGGAATCGTTCGGCGCCCACCTGCAGGTAGACCTCCGGTTCGTCGACGAGGTTCAAGAACCACCACGGACGGGTGGCCTTGCCGCCCGCCGACGCGACGACGACCAACCGGTCGTAAATCAGCGCGGTCCGGCGCAAAGTCCCGGTGCGACGGCCGCGCGGGTGGTGAGCAGCAGGGTGTCGACGCCGTGCCAGCGGTGACCCCGTTTTCCCGTCCGACTCGACGTAGCCGCCCACATGGCGCGCGACCCAGCCGGTCGGGCTGTCGTGGACGTCGTCCCGCTCGCGCGACGTCATCGTGGTGACCTCGACACGGAGAGCAGCTCGAACGCATCCGTGGGCTCCGACTTGCCCTTGAGGTCCGCGGCGCCCAGCGGCCGGACGTTGATCACGACGCCGGGCTCGTCGTTGACCTCGTCGAGGGTGCGCCCACCGATCGTGATGTGCCCCGGCATCGAGAGCGACTGCAGACGAGCGGCGACGTTCGTTGTGTCGCCGATCGCGGCGAACGAGCGTTGCGTTCCGGCTCCCACGTTGCCGATGGCCACGACGCCCGTGTTCACGCCCACGCGGAAGCGAGGCCAGTCGTGACCTGCCCTGACGCGATCGGATCGGTCGCGGACCGCGATCGCCGCCCGCACCGCTCTGGTGGCGTGGTCGGGCTGATCGCCGAGCGCGTTGAAGATCGTGAGGATCGCATCGCCGGCGAATCGCTCGATGTAGCCGCCCTCGTCGTCGACGACGCGGGGGACGACCGCTCCCCAGTAGGCGTTCAGCATCTCGATCACCTCACCTGCGGGTCTTCCTTCGGAGAAAGCGGTGAATCCTGCGAGGTCGGCGAAGAGAACGGTCACGTCACGCTCGTGACCTCCCAGGCGAGCCAGGCTCGGGTCGGTATCGAGACGCTCTGCAAGCTGCGGACCGACGTATCGACGCAGCAATCCGTCGACGCGCGCCAACTCATGGGCGGCGTCGATCATCACCGAGATCTCGTGAGCGGTGAACCCCTGCTCCCGGAGTGCCCGGGTTGTCTCGGTCGTCGTGCCGGTCGCCTCGGCGCGGACGAGGTCGATCATCGCGGCCGACTGCCGGCGATCGAG from Actinomycetota bacterium carries:
- a CDS encoding nitroreductase/quinone reductase family protein gives rise to the protein MTSRERDDVHDSPTGWVARHVGGYVESDGKTGSPLARRRHPAAHHPRGRRTGTLRRTALIYDRLVVVASAGGKATRPWWFLNLVDEPEVYLQVGAERFRAMASIATGRTRTRSWATMVGIWPEYERYQRRTERRIPVVVLQPITE